One stretch of Bremerella cremea DNA includes these proteins:
- a CDS encoding tyrosine-type recombinase/integrase, whose translation MCDEVMAIICQKHQEASFRHPVDGYWPEQTRRQHENFSKDHVFATRANTPMKNNLLNRFYTVCKKADIADAVPGAAVDIHGMRVSFATLALESGGTPKAVQEILGHSTLDMTMKVYNRARSESKRTAVGALPFATVTTPEKRDVISIEEARKGTA comes from the coding sequence TTGTGTGACGAAGTCATGGCCATCATCTGCCAAAAGCACCAGGAAGCCTCGTTTCGACATCCGGTCGACGGCTACTGGCCAGAGCAAACACGCCGCCAACACGAGAACTTCAGCAAGGATCACGTCTTTGCGACCCGGGCCAACACGCCGATGAAGAACAATCTTCTCAACCGGTTCTATACCGTTTGCAAAAAAGCGGATATAGCCGACGCGGTCCCTGGCGCGGCAGTGGATATACACGGTATGCGAGTTTCGTTCGCAACGCTGGCCCTTGAGTCAGGGGGAACCCCAAAGGCAGTGCAAGAGATCCTCGGACACTCCACGCTCGATATGACCATGAAGGTCTACAACCGGGCTCGCAGCGAATCGAAGCGTACTGCAGTCGGCGCCCTGCCCTTCGCCACGGTAACCACCCCCGAGAAGCGGGACGTTATCAGCATCGAGGAAGCCCGAAAAGGAACTGCCTAG
- a CDS encoding 6-pyruvoyl trahydropterin synthase family protein: protein MIIQKQYKFYAAHRNEELQDKCRNLHGHRYGIVCHFQVQRTGSYSTLFSDFDDKIGPFLKEYYDHGMLINVSDPLYATLKNHMEVHGEDLKLREFQGPTSVENLAHQLFTEITQMGFELVRLDVQETDTSVISYDRNDWERDNAAQVFSQTEPVKATS, encoded by the coding sequence ATGATCATTCAGAAACAGTACAAGTTTTACGCGGCCCATCGCAATGAAGAGCTGCAGGACAAGTGCCGGAATCTGCATGGCCATCGGTATGGGATCGTCTGTCACTTCCAGGTACAGCGGACCGGCTCGTATTCGACCTTGTTTTCTGATTTCGACGACAAAATTGGGCCTTTCCTCAAAGAATATTACGACCATGGAATGCTGATCAACGTCAGCGATCCGCTTTATGCCACACTCAAGAACCACATGGAGGTTCACGGCGAAGACCTGAAACTCCGCGAGTTTCAAGGGCCGACTTCGGTCGAGAACCTGGCCCACCAGCTTTTTACCGAGATCACCCAAATGGGGTTCGAGCTTGTGCGACTAGATGTCCAGGAAACTGACACCTCGGTTATTAGTTACGATCGGAATGATTGGGAAAGAGATAACGCAGCGCAGGTTTTCTCGCAAACCGAGCCAGTTAAAGCGACTTCCTGA
- a CDS encoding GNAT family N-acetyltransferase, with amino-acid sequence MEIPLSTLPEVPPLPAGFRFRPWNAEILKRHAEVKYQSFRFEVDANVFPCLGDAEGCFRLMREISMRDGFIPAATWLIEHEEQVTGTWQAVATIQGVRDRDGNGSIQNLGVVPGFRGVGIGSLLLLKALHGFQENGLPRASLEVTSQNIGAIRLYERLGFRIASTVYKAVEMGAVQTTTQA; translated from the coding sequence ATGGAGATTCCTCTGAGCACCTTACCCGAGGTGCCCCCCCTGCCTGCTGGGTTTCGCTTTCGTCCTTGGAATGCAGAAATCTTGAAGCGGCATGCGGAAGTGAAATACCAAAGTTTCCGCTTCGAGGTCGACGCGAATGTCTTTCCCTGCCTGGGAGATGCCGAAGGTTGTTTTCGGCTGATGCGAGAAATTTCGATGCGAGACGGATTTATTCCCGCCGCAACCTGGTTGATTGAACACGAAGAGCAAGTCACCGGCACTTGGCAGGCGGTGGCTACCATTCAAGGAGTTCGGGACCGAGACGGGAACGGCTCGATTCAGAACTTGGGCGTCGTCCCAGGCTTCCGAGGCGTTGGCATTGGCTCGCTGCTGCTATTGAAAGCATTGCACGGATTCCAAGAGAATGGGCTCCCACGGGCCTCGTTAGAGGTGACCTCGCAAAATATCGGAGCGATTCGCTTGTACGAGCGGCTCGGCTTCCGGATCGCCTCAACCGTCTACAAGGCGGTCGAGATGGGAGCCGTGCAGACAACGACTCAAGCCTAA